The DNA window CTTAACAAAAAGAACATCAACGATCTCATTTAAGCTTATTTCTCTCTAAAATCTCCATTATCTTTTTAAAATACCTTCTTCTTAACCTCTCTATGAAACATTGTCTTATCTGTGACGCACAAGCAAAGTATAAGATTAAAGACACCTCTGATTATTATTGTGTGGATTGCGCGCAAGAGAATTTTTCCGATATTGACATGTTAGTAGTAGTTGAAGAAGAAGCGCAACGCCTCAATAGATTTATTAAAGAAAAGCTCGATCTAGACCAAGATGATTTCACTACACAAGATCAAGACCAGCAAGACTGAACTTATTGATATTACCAAAGCATTGCTTGCTGTTGCCGTCACCTTTGCAGTATTACGTGCAGGTGTTAATCTCTTTAATCCTGGCTCGTTTCCTATTCTCGCAACAGCTGATTTCTGGCTTGTTTTTGTCGTAAGCATCTTCACCGCAGGAATTGGTTTTTTGCTTCATGAATTAGCGCACAAAGTTGTTGCGCAACGCTATGGGTGTGTTGCAGAATTTCGTTCATTTGATCAAATGCTCTTACTCGCATTAGGTCTTGCTCTCTTAATAGGATTCACATTCATCGCTCCAGGCGCAGTGATGATTGCGGGCAATATTACTCGTAAAGAAAATGGTATTGTGAGTATGGCAGGTCCGATGACTAACTATATTTTGGGTTTAATGTTTTTAGGTCTTATCTTCATTTTTCCCGCTGCAGGACTCATATTCGCTATCGGTTTTCAAATCAACATGTGGTTGGGACTTTTCAACATGATTCCTTTTGGTAACTTTGATGGTATCAAAATTTTCTATTGGAGCAAAATAGTGTGGACATTAATGGTTGCATTTGGCATCTTTTTCGTATTCTTTTTTGGTCGTCCTTTAGGATAAGTTCATTTTCGTCTTTTTCTAGTTTATCTTAATTCTCCATCGGAAGAAGAGGTCTATCTCTATTTTTATTGTTAAATGCACTCAACGATTTGTTCGGGAAAAGAGGTTAATTTACATTTTTAGAATGCTTTGTCCTCTACAAGAAAGCAAGTCTTTATATAGTAGTTATCACATATTTATAAATCAAGTATTATTTTTTTGTCTGAAAAAAAGAGATGTGATAGGTGATAACAGTGAAGCAACACGTTTTTCAAGAGGTAAAGAAGTTTAAAATCCAGCGTTGTTGCAAGAGTTGTAATGCTCGTATTGTCGTAGAAAACGCCAATCGGTATTATTGCAGCAATTGTCGTGGATACTAAGAAAGTCCGGGATTAGTTTAACAGTATCTCGGTTTTTTTCTTTTTTTTCCGCTATTCGACCTTTGTCTTTAAACAATATTTATTTATACTCTATCCTTCTTATCTAACATCTATGTTAGAGTTTAAAGTAGTGCTGGCAATCATTGCTACAATAATTGGTATTATTAGTTATACCCTGTATTATCGTGGTATATTTGGGGGTAAAACGAAGCCTCATGCGTTTTCTTGGTTTGTCTGGGCACTTCTTTCTGGAATTGCATTTGCAGCGCAATTAGCAAAAAACGCAGGTCCTGGTGCTTGGGTAACTGGTTTTACTGCATTAGTTTGCTTGAGTATTGCAATAGTTGCCATATTCAAAGGTAAGCATCATTTTCCCTTTTCTGATTGGTTCTGTCTCATTTCTTCATTTATCGCAATTGGTCTTTGGAGGTACACTAGTGATCCCACTGCTTCTATTATTCTCATTACAATCACTGACGTCATTGCATTTATTCCTACCCTTCGTAAGGATTATTACACTCCTTCTCAAGAAACAATTAGCACTTTTGCGCTTAATGCCTTAAAATGGTCATTTGCGTTGTTTGCATTAGATAATTTTGCACTTGCCAATTGGCTTTATATTGTCGCTATGATAGTCATGAACTGTATCCTTGTCACGATGGTGCTGTTGCGGCGAAATCAACATCATTCACGAAAACCAAAACATCATCTTCATTTTCGAATTTAGGGTCATTTTGATGGGGTAAATTCTCTCACCAATTTTTTATCACCCAGGAACTTTCCCAGAAACTATTTATAGTCACCACCTAATTTTCTTCCATGCTTGACTATAAAGTTATTATTGGCACACTTGCTGTTATAATTGGTATCGTGAGTTATATCCCCTATTTTCGAGGCATCTTCAAAGGCAAGACTAAACCCCATGCGTTTTCTTGGTTTGTCTGGGCAGTCGTTGGAGGTATTGCGTTTGCCGCACAAGTTGTTAAAGGGGGAGGTGCAGGTGCGTGGGTAACTGCGCTTACTGTTTTTGCCTGTCTTATAGTCGCCGCTATTGGATTATTCAAAGGCAAACGAGATTTTCCCATTGTTGACTGGCTTTGTCTTATTGCCTCATTTGTGGCTATTGGGATTTGGGCATATACAAATGATCCCACTTATTCTATAATCTTAATCACCCTAACTGATACGGTCGCATTCATTCCTACGTTTCGTAAGGCGTACCATCAACCGCATGAAGAAACAATTACGACGTTTGCCATGTCTTCTCTTAAATGGTTTGTAGCTCTCTTTGCCCTTGAGAACTTTGTCTTTGTCAATTGGTTCTACACTGGTTCAATGATTGTAACAAACGCTTTATTCGTCACAATGGTATTAATTAGAAGAAAAAAAAATGCTTAACTAACTAGCTTGCTATAATCTACTCTAAACCCTGCATATGCTTTGGATGGATGACGTAGGAGTTCTATATCACAGAGACGATATAAATCCCTTAAATCATCAGATCTAATCGGTCCGAAGGAATTACTCGAATCATACAACGTAACTAAATTATCTTTAAAACAATATCTCGCACCACCTACTACACCAATATCTAAAGTACAAACATCTCGTTGAAAAGAACGTATCCTTGGGCAATCTGATCCTTCTTTCCAAATCCAGGGTATTTCAAAGCGATTTTCTAATCCATCTTTTAACTCTTCAAGGAAATGAGTTACAACCCCAAGATGACTCAGCGACACTTCTTCAAAACCACGTATTAATCTTTGTCGATATGTTCTTGATGTTTTTAGCTGACAAACCCCTACTTCTATTAACAGGAAAGTTCCTTCTCTTTCTTTATCCTTCTTGAGATATTCAACACCTTGAAATTCGTCATTTTTATGGCGATCTAATAAAATAAGATTTAGGGCTAAGTCAATTCCTCGTAACCTAGTGCGAATGTCATCAAACATGGCTTCTACCCACAACCTCTCAGAAAAAAATGTGGGATTGGAGGGACTTTCCCTACCTTTTGACTTGTTTTGGTCAAGCCATGAGAAATGTTTTACATTTCTAGGACTTGCTGCCACAAGTTTTTCCAAAAGGTTGATTTGAACCCTCAACAACCACGTGTCAGCTTTCCCCTGACATTTCCGAACGTCAGTGAGGATATCTTCAGCGTGGTGCTCTTTCCTGCAAAGGAAACCCGAAACGCAAGTTTCACTCTGTCCCAGATTGAGCTACAATCCCAACAGAGAGAAAAATCGAGAAACCATTTATAAATCTTTGTAGGCTCAACAAGAACATGCATAAAGCTATTTTTCTAGATAAAGATGGAACGCTTGTTGATAGTTCTGGCTATCCCTTTCGTATTCCCTCTGATAAACTCCTCTGGAACGATATCGAAAAGGGATTACACTACCTTCAAACACAGGGGTACTTACTTTTTATTGTCTCAAATCAAGCTTGGGTCGCCAAAAAACGAGCAACATCTGAACAGATTGAAAGCTATTTTCAAAGTGTTGTAACTCAACTCCAAGCAAAAAACATCACGATCACACAATACTACTTCTGTCCCCACGCCCCTAAAGATGATTGTTCTTGTCGCAAGCCCCATCCCTATTTTCTGCATCAAGCAGCGAAGAAATACAATCTAGATCTTTCGCAATCCTATTTTATAGGTGACGCTGATACAGACATCCAAACCGGAAAAAATGCTGGTACAAAAACCATACTTGTAACCACGGGGCAAGGTAAGTCATTTGTCGGAAAAGTTGTTGCAGATTTCATTATAAAAAATGTGGATGAAGTTACAAAAATGTTGTAAGAACCATTCTTTTTCGCCACAACCAATCATTCTTCTTTTCTTTCTTTTTCTTCCTCTTCTACGCTGGAACAATTCCTGTATTAAGAATAATACTGTTAGCAAAAATACTGAACAGAACCATTACTACTGCTGCAATAAAACAGTATAATAACGTGCTGGCAATCAAATTTTTCCCTAGCATAAATCTCTCACCAAGCTTATCTGCTCCGTTCTCAATTCCATTCCCTAGAATCGTTAAAATGTAGGCAATTTGAATTACATATAATCCGACAACCAACTGGAAATGAAATGTAGGAATACCCACTCCAAACAGAGTCAATATATTGCCAAATGCTGATGCATCAGATTGACCAGCAAATTCTGTAAGTTGGGTACTTAATTTAGTGAGAATCGTTGAAATCATGGAAGTAATTCCCACCACAATTCCTGCAATGGCTGGAGTAAGAAACTTGGTCTGCGCTTTCATTGAAGAAATAACATCTTCCATAAGATCTCGAAGTCTTTCCTCAACACGATGAATCTCTTTGATATAACGCGACATAGAAAGCAACGCCTGCGCAGCAATACGTGGACCTTTGCGTACACTCTCAATTAATACTTTCATTGAAGATTCAATAACATTAGATGGAAAATTTCGTAATGCTCCCACATGTTGGTCAAAAATAGCTTGTTCAAGACCCATACCTAAACGAGTCATGTTATGCTCTGCTAGTGCAAAAAATTCTCCTGATGTTGTTCCTTGCATTGTCTGAGCAACTTTGGCAAACGCAATTTCTGCAGGCAAACCATCTCCTAATCTATTCCCTAGTTGAAATAATGCTGAAGAAAACTCTTCCTCCAACGCTTTTGTTTTTTCACGTATCGCTATTACATTCTTGGAACGCAGAGAATAATATAATCCCCATGCTCCTCCAATCCCTGCAACTAATAAAATTGAAAGAAGCGATGCTCCTATGCCATAAGGTCCATATTTTTCTGTAGGGGGACAGAGTTGTGAGGGTGGGCAAACATAATCCATAAAATTCATACTTTCTCCCAATGGTATTTCAAAATCAGGATTTACTGCATGTAATACTAACGGACTAAACCCAATCACGAGAGCCACAAACAAGACTGTGAGGCTAAACAATAATGGGTTTATTGCGACAGTCACATTTTTAGAAAGTGAGAGTCGCACCATCCCAAATTTTGCGATACCTTCTTTTTCAGAGATATCGACTGCTCCATATCCTGCTGGACGTTTAGAAAGAATCATACGACCAAGAAAATAAACACCAATAGGCAAGCTCACATTGTAAAGCATAGAAATGTAGAGTGCGGTAACAAACGGTGATCCTTCACTAATAAATGTTACAACTAAAGGCAAAATAACTAATCCCAAAATAGGTAGAATAATACCTAACATGTGTAGCATTGTCATGGGTGATTTAAGATTATGGGCATAATGTAACATATTCTCATACGTTCCATCAAGAACCACTTCCAGTCCTTTGTCCAGCAATGCTAGACGTCGTTCTTCAGAAGGTTCAAACAGAGATGATTCAACGAGATGGAATGACTCTACAAAATCTTTTTCAATATCTTGCCATTTCTCTAAATAAGAATTTGCACTATCGCGAATATTACTATATTGTTGTGTTTCTACATCCCACACAATCTTACGAAAATCAAGAGACAGTGGCGCTTCAAGATGATCTGCCGCAAAACCAATTGCTCGTTCTAAGTTTGAGGTGTGACGCATGTATGTAACCATGTAAAAAATTGCCTGTACCATCTGGTTTGATGCTTTCATCCGCCAGGTGTTTGCCATAAATGAAGGTACTTTTTGCATCACGGGAATCAGAATAGCGCCCACAATCAGAAAAAATATTACAAAGAAAAAGAGCCCAAAAACTGCATAAGAAAGCAGCGTTCCAAAAAAGATGACAAAGAGGGGAAGTAGTACTGATAATGACACAACGCCGGTAGGAGTAACATTCAAATGACACATATCAATGTCATTTTGATATTTTGCTGCGCTTTTTGCATCAACGGAGAGATGAAGAATTTTCTCTGCGCCATTACATAATTTTTCATATAAAGAATAATGTGTGGGATAGATCTCTTCTTTAAATTGAGTATATTGCTTCGAACTAACATTCTTGGGTTGAACTGCGCCTTCTCCAAATTCTTGGGCAACCTTTGCCTTGTACCGCTGCAATAAATCTTGATAATCCCGTTCGTCCATCTCAGCTCCCTTTTTAGTCAGAATGAAGCAAACGAGGTTTAAAAAGGTAGCGTAAGTTGTCCTGAATTACTATTCACGCAAGAAACGGGTAAAATCTTCGGTATGTCTAATTGTTTGAACAAGATCGTATGCAGGACCATTACTTGCTACATGGAAGGTATCTCCAATGGTAGTCGTATCAATGCCTAGATATGTTACAACGCGCTGCGCCATCTCTCTCGCTTTGTTTTCTATAATTGCAAAGAGTTCAGCTTGTTGATCGGCTGGTAAAACGCGTAGAATATTTTCAGGAACAGAAAAATTCTCCCTGGCTCTATGGCCAAACAAATAACTAACTGCTCTTCGCATCTTACTATTTCTCTCTTCTTCTTTTACATACCCTACAAATTCGAAGTCTCCAACAAAAGAAGTAGGCACTTGATGAGAATCAATACATTTCCCAAATTTGTAGCTAAACTCATTATGTTCTATGCCATTGTAGAGGAGAACAATATTACTAAAATCTCGAGGAAAATAAAACTCTTGTACAAACAAACGTAAAAGCCAATTCTTCTCATTAATCTCTCCTTCTTCAAAACTTTTAGCTCCTACTTGAGAAATTCGCTGTAATCGTTCTTGTTCTAAAGCTTCTTCTAATCTTGCTAGGTCTGGAGGTAATACTTTCTCACTGTGTATCTCTGCTTTATATTCATACAAGCCCCAATTCATTCCGCCATTATCAAAAAATAATCCGCAAGGTTGTTCAAATTCGACAGCAACAGATCCATCATTAAATGAAGCAAGTTGTGAGAGAGCACGAGCAATAGAAACTTCTTTAATTGCAATATTTCCATCTTTGGGAACCAGCCAGGGGTATTTTCTACGATAATGGTCATTTGTATCTCTCTCTGCTTTTATCACATACGGTTGTCCACAATAAGAATCACGAAGAGTAACAGGGCGTGAAGCCTTGAAATCTTGACGATACTCACTACGCTCAAACCGCTCTGCCTGATCAACATATTCTGGATAGAGGTAAAGCACTCCTTGTCGAATCGGAACTCTGACCAAATCTAACAAATCAGTTTGTTGCATAAAAATCTCAAAAAGGAGAGAACTTTATAATCTTTTTCAAAATTTCAACACTGTAAAGTAATAACAATTACATCCCTAACATCTCCCGTAACTCCTCACTTGGCTGCCAGGGGGGGTCAAACGTGACTTCAATGTTAACTTTCTTAACCCCTCTTTCCTCAATTTTCTCTTGCAACTCTTCAAGTAATTGAGGTCCATAGGGACAGAACGGGGACGTAAACGTCATCACAATCTTAACGCCCTCTTTTGAAATGGAAGTATCATAAATTAACCCTAATGTCCAAATATCAATATGTATCTCTGGATCTTCTACACTTCTAAATATCTCAATTAGTTCTTCTTGTGTAATCATTTTCATCATTTTTGTGCCTTTGAATTACTTTGTACATTTGATTTATTCTTAATTTCTTTAGCATTGCTCTTAGCATGTTTAATGTCGCCAAATCCCTCAGTTTCAATTCTTTCAATAAGGCTTGCTCCCCCTTCATTAACCACTTTTCCATCTTGCAATACATACACCTGATCTGGTCTAAGATAATCTAAAAAGCGTTTGTAATGGGTAATAATCACAATAGTCATTTTTGTTTCCTTCTGAAGACGATGTAACATTTGGGCAACTGTTTTCATTCCATCAATATCTAGTCCGGAATCAGTTTCATCAAGAAATACAAAACGTGGTTCCAATAACGCCAGTTGCAAAATCTCCGCTCTTTTCTTTTCTCCACCTGAAAACCCTTCATTTAATGAACGCCTTGCAAAAGTCTCATCCAATCCCAACAAAGACAATTTCTCTTTGAGTACCTGCGCAAATTCTGGCACACTAAGTGGTTTTTCCCCACGTCCTTCACGTTGTGTATTCACCACTGTGCGTAGAAAATGACTTAATCTTACTCCTGGTATCTCAATAGGATTTTGAAATGATAAAAACAATCCTTGTTTTGCTCGTAGATCAGTTGAAATCGATGTAATCTCTTTTCCATCATAAAATATTTTTCCTTTCACCACTCTGCATTCAGGATGACCCATTATAGTATAGAGTAACGTACTCTTTCCTGCGCCGTTTGGACCCATGAGAGCATATATTTTTCCTGATTCAAATTGAAGGGTAACCCCTTTAAGGAGTTCTTTTCCTTCACGTTGAACAACGAGATTCTCAACACGCAAATCAGGAGCAGTTTTATCTTTTTCACTTCTTGGGTTTTGTTTGTTTTTGTTCATGTTCTTTACCTTTCGTTGCTTGTCTTTTCACTGCTTGTTGGAGTGTCTTATAGATCAACATCGCGCACTTCATTCGCGACGCAGTAATGGGAATACCTAATAATTCCAAAACTTTTTCTTCTCGTAATTTTGTAATCTCTTCAATAGTCTTATGTTGGAGTGCCTCGATAACCAGTGACGCCGCAGCTTGACTTATTGCGCAACCATGACCAGTAAATGTAATCTCTTTGACCTTGCCACCTTTCTTAAGCAAACCGCTCTTGCTCTTTTCTAAATCAATATACACAGTCAGTTCATCTCCACATAAAGGATTGTTCTGATGGGCGCAACAACTTGCTCCTGCTAACTCTTTCTTATGTCGGGGATTTCGATAATGATCTAAAATCTGTTCTTGATAGAGTTCTTCATCCATGAACAAACACCTCTTCAACAGCCCTAAGCGCCTTGCACAACATATCAATGTCAAAAGGAGTGTTGTATATGGCAAGTGAAACTCGTGCCGATGAAGCCACCCTCAACACACCATGCAGAGGTTTAGCGCAATGATGTCCAGCACGAATGCACACACCAAAGCGACTTACAACCTGGGCAATATCATGAGGATGTATTCCTTTCATTGTAAATGTGATAATGGGTGCTTGATGTGGTTGTTTAAGATTAAGTATTTTTAATCCTTCAATCTGTTCCATCTTGATACGCGCATAACTCGTCAGTTCTTCCAAATATTTCTCGCTTCTTTGCCGATCAATCTTCTGCAAATATTCAACTGCAGCGCCCAACCCAATAGCTTCTGCAATTTTAGGTGTTCCTGCTTCCCATTTCCAAGGCAAATCATTCCACGTAGCACCTTCAAAAGTAACCTCTCCTACCATTTCTCCGCCAAATAGAACGGGTGTCAATTCTTCAAGCAATTCATGACGTCCATACAACACTCCAATTCCAGTTGGACCAAACATTTTATGCCCAGAAAAAGCGAGAAAATCACATTTCAAATCTTTTACATTAAGGGGATAGTGCGCAATTGCTTGCGCTGCATCAACAACACTATATGCTCCTGCCCTCGATGCAAGCCCAATTAATTCTTGGGCAGGCGTAACCGTTCCTAACACATTTGATACCAATGTGAATGCCACTATCTTTGTTTTTGCCGTAATGATCTTTCGTGCTTGTGCTAAATCAATCTTTTGATCGTTCGTCAATCCCACATATCGTACCACAGCACCACGTCGCTTGGCTAATTCCTGCCAGGGTACAAGATTACTATGATGTTCCAAAACCGTAAGAACAATCTCATCTCCTTTTTTGAGAAGCGGTTCTAGTGCTCGTGCCACAACATTAATACTCTCTGTCGTTCCACTAGTAAAAATTGTTTCTTGGGGAGTTGCGCCAATAAATGAAGCCACGATTTGGCGTGAATGTTCATAATCTTCAGTTGCTTTTTCTGCAAGAGGATAAATTCCGCGATGAACATTCGCATTATCTTTGCTATAATATTTATTCATAGCATCAAGTACTGCTTTTGGTTTCTGTGTCGTTGCAGCATTATCTATGTAAACAATTCCTTTGCCATTAGATTTCTGGTTCAAGAGAGGAAAATCTCGTTTAATCAGTTCAGCTCGTTTCGCTGCGTTGAGTAATAGTTTTGTATTCATTTTGTGTTGTTCGTGTTTTTGGATATTTTGAGTGATGTGGTTAAAGCTAAGGCTTAAGGAAGCCTTCTACAATCATGACCATCGCATTTGTTTTACTAATCCCTCGACTTTCAAGATAAAATAACATTTCAGGGTCAATTTGGGAAATCGTTGCACTATGCGAACAGGTTACGTCATTGTTTTCTACCTCAAGAACTGGAACTGCTTCACCAATGGAGGTCGGTGATAGCAACAACAGATCAGACTTTTGATGACCCTGCGATCGTACAGCATCTTTAGTAATATTGAGTTCACCTAAGAAAAGCCCCTTAGCATCTTTTTCAATAACTCCGCGTGCAATCAGAGACGCTTTACCTTCTTTTCCTTCAAGACATGCACTTACTTTGATATCATGTTCTTTTGTGGTGCGAAACAGAGTGGTATGAATGAGATTTGCATTTGCTGAAATAGTGCTCATGGCATGCGTGCGTACAAAGTTTCCTTCATGGATAAATTCTGTGAGTAGGAGTGTTGAATTGGGGTGGAGTATGAATGATGAATCAGTGAACACATATGCATGGTGTGCTTGCAAAGTTCGATATAATGTTACTTGTGCCCCACGTTCTATTTCGATGTTCCATTGAAAAGCAAGACCAATCCCCCTGATATTTTCAATAAGATGGAGAGTTACTTCTTTTTGTGCTTTTATTATAATATCCTTTTTACCTTGCATGCACCCATTTGGTGCATCTAATGTAAATGTAAACACACCATCTTTTTCTATAATAATTCTTCCTGCTGTCTTTTTACCTTCAAGAGTTACTTCTGCGCTGGTTGCATTCACAAATCTATCTGCATCAAATCCCTCAATACGATTACGTATTCCTAGCCCATAGATTTTTTTGCTTAAATCCATCTCTGTTAGTTTTTTCTTTAATTCAACAGCTTTCATCTACATACCCTCTACTTCAAGTTCGATTAACTTATTGAGCTCGACAGCATATTCTAAAGGCAATGCTTTGATTACGGGAGCAATAAACCCACTTACAATCATTTTCACTGCTTCGTGAGCGTTCAAACCACGTGACATCAAATAAAATAATTGTTCTTCACCAATCTTACCTACACTAGCTTCATGACTTACTTTAGCGGAGCTATTATCCACTTTCATAAATGGATAAGTGTTTGAAACAGATTTTGCATCTAACATCAACGCATCACATTCTACTCGTGCGCGGCATCCTGCAGCGTCTTTATTTATACGAACAAGTCCTCGATAAGAAGCAATGCCGCCATCTTTACTAATGCTTTTTGATTTAATCAAAGATGTTGTATTTGATGCAACATGAATCATCTTTGTTCCCGTATCTTGATTTTGTCCTTTTCCTGCAAATGCAATTCCTACACTTTCACTATGTGCATTCTCTCCAATCAAAATGGAAGACGGATAAAGCATCGTACGAGCACTTCCCATATTCCCATTCACCCAGATCATGGTGGCATTCTTATGGACTATGGCTCGTTTCGTGTTAAGATTATACACATTTTTACTCCAATTTTCAATGGAAGTGTACCTCATTTTTGCGCCAGGAAGAACATGTATTTCTACACAACCAGCATGTAGAGAACTTTGAGTATAGCGTGGAGATGAACAGCCTTCAATATAATGTAATTCTGCTCCTTCATCTACAATAATAAGTGTGTGTTCAAACTGTCCACCACGTTGCGCGTTCATGCGAAAATAAGCTTGTAACGGCAGATCAACAACCACTCCTTTTGGAACATAAATAAATGTCCCACCACTCCACACTGCGGCATGAAGCATGATAAATTTGTGATCAGTAATCGGAATACAATTTGTCATAAAATATTTTTGAACTATCTCTGGATACATATGCAGCGCAGTATCCATATTTTCAAAGATAACTCCTTTTTCTTTAAGTGATTTCTGTAAATTATGGTACACCATCCCTGAATCATATTGTGCCCCAGTCCCTCCAAGAACTGTTTTCTCCGCTTCAGGAATGCCCAAACGATCAAATGTTTTTTTAATTTCTTCAGGTACATCATTCCATGAGTCTGTTTCTGTCGCATTCGGATCTACGAAATAAACTATTTTATCTAAATTAAGATCAGTAAGATCAGGACCCCATGAAGGAAGTGGTGTTTTTGTAAAAAATTCTAATGCTTTCAAACGCTTCTGTAACATCCACGCTGGCTCATTTTTTGTTGTAGAAATCAATTCAACAACCTCACGATGAATCCCTGCTCTCGCTACTGTACGCGATTTGTGTTTATCTGCGGGATCATAAAGTGCTCGAGCTGCGTCTACATTCGAATGTCTTTTTTTCACTTTAGAATTAATTTTAGCAGCAACCATTTTATATGCACTCTTTTTGTTCTATTTTCTTTGTAATACAACCTATTT is part of the Candidatus Woesearchaeota archaeon genome and encodes:
- a CDS encoding metalloprotease, whose amino-acid sequence is MISLHKIKTSKTELIDITKALLAVAVTFAVLRAGVNLFNPGSFPILATADFWLVFVVSIFTAGIGFLLHELAHKVVAQRYGCVAEFRSFDQMLLLALGLALLIGFTFIAPGAVMIAGNITRKENGIVSMAGPMTNYILGLMFLGLIFIFPAAGLIFAIGFQINMWLGLFNMIPFGNFDGIKIFYWSKIVWTLMVAFGIFFVFFFGRPLG
- a CDS encoding HAD-IIIA family hydrolase, with translation MHKAIFLDKDGTLVDSSGYPFRIPSDKLLWNDIEKGLHYLQTQGYLLFIVSNQAWVAKKRATSEQIESYFQSVVTQLQAKNITITQYYFCPHAPKDDCSCRKPHPYFLHQAAKKYNLDLSQSYFIGDADTDIQTGKNAGTKTILVTTGQGKSFVGKVVADFIIKNVDEVTKML
- a CDS encoding DUF59 domain-containing protein yields the protein MMKMITQEELIEIFRSVEDPEIHIDIWTLGLIYDTSISKEGVKIVMTFTSPFCPYGPQLLEELQEKIEERGVKKVNIEVTFDPPWQPSEELREMLGM
- the sufC gene encoding Fe-S cluster assembly ATPase SufC — encoded protein: MNKNKQNPRSEKDKTAPDLRVENLVVQREGKELLKGVTLQFESGKIYALMGPNGAGKSTLLYTIMGHPECRVVKGKIFYDGKEITSISTDLRAKQGLFLSFQNPIEIPGVRLSHFLRTVVNTQREGRGEKPLSVPEFAQVLKEKLSLLGLDETFARRSLNEGFSGGEKKRAEILQLALLEPRFVFLDETDSGLDIDGMKTVAQMLHRLQKETKMTIVIITHYKRFLDYLRPDQVYVLQDGKVVNEGGASLIERIETEGFGDIKHAKSNAKEIKNKSNVQSNSKAQK
- a CDS encoding SUF system NifU family Fe-S cluster assembly protein, which gives rise to MDEELYQEQILDHYRNPRHKKELAGASCCAHQNNPLCGDELTVYIDLEKSKSGLLKKGGKVKEITFTGHGCAISQAAASLVIEALQHKTIEEITKLREEKVLELLGIPITASRMKCAMLIYKTLQQAVKRQATKGKEHEQKQTKPKK
- the sufS gene encoding SufS family cysteine desulfurase, coding for MNTKLLLNAAKRAELIKRDFPLLNQKSNGKGIVYIDNAATTQKPKAVLDAMNKYYSKDNANVHRGIYPLAEKATEDYEHSRQIVASFIGATPQETIFTSGTTESINVVARALEPLLKKGDEIVLTVLEHHSNLVPWQELAKRRGAVVRYVGLTNDQKIDLAQARKIITAKTKIVAFTLVSNVLGTVTPAQELIGLASRAGAYSVVDAAQAIAHYPLNVKDLKCDFLAFSGHKMFGPTGIGVLYGRHELLEELTPVLFGGEMVGEVTFEGATWNDLPWKWEAGTPKIAEAIGLGAAVEYLQKIDRQRSEKYLEELTSYARIKMEQIEGLKILNLKQPHQAPIITFTMKGIHPHDIAQVVSRFGVCIRAGHHCAKPLHGVLRVASSARVSLAIYNTPFDIDMLCKALRAVEEVFVHG
- a CDS encoding SufD family Fe-S cluster assembly protein, with the translated sequence MKAVELKKKLTEMDLSKKIYGLGIRNRIEGFDADRFVNATSAEVTLEGKKTAGRIIIEKDGVFTFTLDAPNGCMQGKKDIIIKAQKEVTLHLIENIRGIGLAFQWNIEIERGAQVTLYRTLQAHHAYVFTDSSFILHPNSTLLLTEFIHEGNFVRTHAMSTISANANLIHTTLFRTTKEHDIKVSACLEGKEGKASLIARGVIEKDAKGLFLGELNITKDAVRSQGHQKSDLLLLSPTSIGEAVPVLEVENNDVTCSHSATISQIDPEMLFYLESRGISKTNAMVMIVEGFLKP
- the sufB gene encoding Fe-S cluster assembly protein SufB, encoding MVAAKINSKVKKRHSNVDAARALYDPADKHKSRTVARAGIHREVVELISTTKNEPAWMLQKRLKALEFFTKTPLPSWGPDLTDLNLDKIVYFVDPNATETDSWNDVPEEIKKTFDRLGIPEAEKTVLGGTGAQYDSGMVYHNLQKSLKEKGVIFENMDTALHMYPEIVQKYFMTNCIPITDHKFIMLHAAVWSGGTFIYVPKGVVVDLPLQAYFRMNAQRGGQFEHTLIIVDEGAELHYIEGCSSPRYTQSSLHAGCVEIHVLPGAKMRYTSIENWSKNVYNLNTKRAIVHKNATMIWVNGNMGSARTMLYPSSILIGENAHSESVGIAFAGKGQNQDTGTKMIHVASNTTSLIKSKSISKDGGIASYRGLVRINKDAAGCRARVECDALMLDAKSVSNTYPFMKVDNSSAKVSHEASVGKIGEEQLFYLMSRGLNAHEAVKMIVSGFIAPVIKALPLEYAVELNKLIELEVEGM